The Proteiniphilum propionicum genome contains the following window.
AGAATACTTGTCCGATAATCCCCTTGTGTTTGCTGAAGCTCATTTTATTTTTGACGGAATTGACAAGGAAAGCTTCTCGAATGGAAATTATGCAAAAGTTGAAATCGAATTGAGTAACGGAATCATATTGACATCTTCTTCTTCCATTCGTGGAAAATAAGAAACTATGAAATTTAGAAACAAATTCATTAATGGAATATTATTAGCCGGATTGCTCCCTTTCCTGTTCGGATGTGACAAGAATGAAGCCGTATTTGGGTATGCAAAAGGAATAGGAATTCAATATGTTGATAAGGAAGGGAATACTTTATATTTCGATAAGGATGGAAGTATTTCATATTTTGACAAAGTTGATTATTTTTCTCTGAACCTGAACGAAGAAGACTTTTTAAAGACCTGCCCGATGGAGGTTCTATCATTTACGAATGGAAGTGGCATCCCTGTAGAATATAAATCAGGTTACAAGTTGGGTCATTCGTTCGGATTTGGCATTATAGACAATGGGGAACGAAAAAGTGAACACAGTTATATTATTGAATTCAAAAATCCGTTTATTACCGGCGAATCTGTGGAAGAATTAAGGGTCACGCTCAAAGAAAACCACGGTATTCCGGATGGATGGCATAACTGTAAATATAATGGCAACGATATTCGTGTTTATACGATTGAAGATATCATTCCGGATACTCATAACCCCCAACGAGTTATTGATGAAGAAGAAGATTCCCGCAGATGGACAGAAATGCTGTTCAGCGGAGATTTGGTGGCGCATGAAGTAGATGGATCTATTCTTGTAATAATACCTGTTGATTTTGTACCGTAATACATTCTTATCATAAAGTACTGTTAGATTATAATTTAAAATTTTATTAGTATGAAAACAAAAAAGCAAAGTATCGTTTATCTTTTAATGACGTTTCTATTATTTTACTCTTCAACGTCTGTTCTAAATGCACATTCCGGTAGTAACAACGAAGCCAACACTGACATCCAAGTCAACATTGACATCCAAGCCGGTACTCCCATCTATATGCGATTAAATACAGGTACGCGCCCTGCATATGTTTATTACACGGAAGCAACCAAGCATGAGTCTTCAATTGATGTAATCGTTTATAACTGGGATGACGAGGCTGTGGTATACATTGAAGGAACCAATATTTTTTATAGTTTTAATGTTAATGGAACGGGTTATTGTGGCATAGATATTTCGAGTTTGACTAAAGGAAGGACGTATAACCTTATTGTAGATTTAGGCTCAACGCAATATATTGGTACTTTTGTGAAATAAATGTGAGTTTTACTAGTAATTTATTAATCGTGTAAGTCGGAAAATAAAGTAGTACCATCTACTTTATTTTCCGACCTTTTACACTTCTACCCGAAAGAACGGCTCGACTGTTGACAGATTCCAATCGTAGGACGGACGTTTATATTACCAGTACTTTCTTTGACGAGACTGTGCCATCTCTGGTTCTGACTTTTACTATATAGACTCCTTTGGCCAGATTTGCCGATGAATAGGATGCTCTATTGATACTGATATCGGTTGTTTCTTGATGAACTTTTATCCCTGAAGAATAGAAAATTTCCCATTCGATTAATTCATAATTCGATTCGATAAATATTCGTTTTACTTCATTGGAATGGTAGACCACCAGTTTGGGTTGTTCTTTTTCTGATTCTACTGATGTAGAAATATTGCCAATTACATAAGGTGCGATCAGTAAAGTGGTGTTGACCGGGTTTTCAATATTCTCCGACGATTTTACCCATCCTAACCCGTTTTTCATCCATGCCGTGGAGACAAGCCCCGCCCCGGCCTTTCTGGGTTCCGCATTGAATGCGGCAAAGCCGGAAGGTATTCCGCTTACATCGTAATAGGAAATATAAAATGTACCTGAAACGGATACGGGTTCGTTAAACCGGATATAGTTTTCTACACTATGCCTCATATTGCGGGGGGCGACCGGAAAGTCGTCGGTATTGCTGAAATACGCAAAACTAAAGTTGTAGGGCTGTTCGTAAAGAAGTCGTTCCGGGCCGTTTTCCCCAGAATAAACCCTGATCCGTATGTTCATATTCTGGATATGACTGGTGGATGCGGAAGAGAGAAAGACTCCCTGTAGCGGTACACCAGTCTTAGCGTAAAACTGCTCTGCAAACTCCGTGTACCCGAAAGTATTGTTGGTTGCGAACAGGGGAACCGATTGAAAATGGGATTTCACCGCCTCGTCATCCGGGTTGAAGTTGTGGCTTTTTGTGTAAGGTTCCCGGATATAGGGATTAAAGCCTCCTGTCTGTGTGGCTTGTGCCCCCTCAGGAGCAAGATAATAGCTGATCGGATTCGAATTATCGAGTGATCCCTCCACGTTCCAGAATTTGGAGAGAGAGGCATAAGAATCCGGACCTCTGGGAGATGAACACATCGATATACCGCCTGTAAGTGTCCCCAATACCCTTTTTTCCCTGTCCAGCAGGGGTGATCCTGAGGAGCCCCCTTCTGTGGCTCCGTTGTCCCATCCCCCTACTTCCCAAAAGGAGTTGGGTTCTGCCTGGTAATTATTGGGAAGAGTAAACGAACCGAGGCGTAGCCGGTCTTCGTCTATTGCCACTTTCTTGATCCCTCCGTTGGGGTGGTGCAGGCCATGGAACGGTGCTGAGGGAGAAGAGCCGGCATTCCATCCCAGATAATAGGGTTGGTATTCTGCCGGAGGGATCTCTTTCAATCTGAGCAGGGAGATATCATGCCTTTCGCTAATCAGTACCGAATCGGCCGAAGCCATGGTCATCTGTAACGGGCCGCGGATATCGATATCGCACAACGGTGAATTGTAATTGAAGAATGCAACGATGCTGCCCGCTACTTTATCATAAAGCCAATTCTCGCTTTGACCGAAATTTTGCCATTTGTTATAATAGTCATTCTTTTCGAAGAAATAACTGTTGTTGAGACAGTGTGTGGCGGTCAACAGGTAAGGAGTGGCATCCTCCAATGTATTATTCACAAGCGCTCCTGTGCAGTAGGTTGTCCCATTTATGATTAATCCCACCACACCACTTCCCGGTTGAATGTCTTCGGGGAAGCAGACCAGATTGGGATGGCAGCCTTGTGCGGGATCATCTGGTTCGGTCGCTCTGAATAAACCAGTAAAATCGTGATTTACTTCACCTATCTCGACTAGTCCCGTGAATAGGGGCTGCAAAGGTTCCTGGTATTCTACGATTAACTCATCACCTCCGACGGGCTGAACGGGAAGCATGTTTAACTCACTGTTGTTTCTTTCAGTATATGATCCCAATATCTCCGACTGGTCGGTGTTGTAGACAAACAATTGTGCCCCCGGAGGTAATCTGAATTTAGAGAAGAGGATATTTATTGAGTAGGCGTCTTTAGAGCGGATTCCTACACGCCATACTTTCATATTATCTGTGGTAAAGATGATACCTGAGTTCTCGGGTCGAAGAAATGTATGAAACTTATGGGCAAACTCTAAACTTTTAAGATTTGCATGACCCTGTTGGGATTGTCGTAATGTCGCTTGGATGTTGAATGAAGGCATTTCCACAAAAAGGGCAGCCAAGGGACCCGCCGACCTTGCCCCTGAGCTGGCATGAAGTGGTAGAGGCTTGCCTCCATGACTAATCTGTCCCGAAACCGTATGGAAAAGGAAACAAAGAATAAATAGAAAGACGCTCTTCAGAATAGGATGGAAAGCGTAGGGAACACTTCTCATGAATAAGAATTAATTTCACGTTTTCGTTAAACTAAAGAGCATAAGGTAAACTCGCTTGCATTATGCCATCGCAAGAAAACGATTATATAATGCGGCAATAAACATCCCCCTTTCTCTAACCGCTAACATTTTAATTATTGCACAATATTAAAAAAAATACATATACAATCCAAATTGTATTTTAATAATGTTTGAAATTTAACTTGTAAGAGGACTGAAAACAAACAAATGACATTAAAAACTAAATCAAACTTTGTTTGATTAGCAAACAAAGGGTCGCAATATTAAAGTATCCAGTTGGATCTGGAGAATATTTTGGTGTCTATATAGGTAGTTGTTTATATTGGTTTAATGATTTTCCGTTGCTCATATGTCTTTGCCAAAAACAGTTTAAACGTTTCGCGGAGTATTATTTCTTTGGTTTTTTTCCACTCATTCCCATTACATATAGTTTAAATTTCAATAATCTTATATGTAAATGCTTATTTCACCCCAAATGTATACCAGCATTTCATTTTAGAGGGTACCACTCCAAGTATACTTTTTTCTTTTTTTTGAGAATCTCTCTCCCCATAAAATAAGGGAGTTATAAAAAAAAATTTAATAAACCAGATTAAAAAGTATACCACTTGAGTGAAATACTGGTATACTTCATGATTAATATATACAATTTACTCAATCTCAAAGTATGTATACCGGAAAGAAATGAAGTATTTTTAGCAAAAGCCTGCTCACAAATATAAAAGTCATACACTACCATTCTAACGCCACTTATTACCACCTCATTCTGCTCTTTCATAAATTGACAGGATTCATTCTAATTTCGTCCAGCATTACTATTGATGCAATAATTAAACGAATAAATCATGGACGAAAAATTAAAAAACAAAGAAACGCTTTTGGTCGTCAACAAAAATGACACCAATAACGTAAAAGCAGTAAAAGGTGTAGATACCAACGGCAATCTTGAAGCCGTAGAACCTACAGAAGCAAACCAGGGGCAATTCATCCGGATAAATGAAAAGGCTGGTATTCTGGAAAACTTTTTTTCTAACCTCAAACGGGAATTTCAAGATCCCACCCATTTCAATTTCTTCCGCTCACCGATAGAGAAGATTGAAAATATCGCTTCTGCCTTAAAAGAGATGTTTAAAGACGAAGAGAGTAATTCCGTCTTTTTATTCGAAAGCCGTGTTAATCCGGACGACTTCAACAAACAACAGAAAACACAAGACCAGACTACCGAATACAAGCCCGTAGACGAAAGCCGTATCAATTGGGGACAACTGGAAAAACTCGGAGTCACCCGTGAGTTGCTGGAAGAACAAGGCAACCTCAAAGCCATGCTCAACTGGCATAAATCCCCCAACCTGATACAAGTTAATCCTACTTTCGAAGGTATTTCATTTCAGGTACAGGCACGATTGTCCTTTGAGGAAAATCCCGATGGATCTATCCGATTGAAAGCAGACAGCTTTCAATCAGCTCCTTCCCTGGACACCCCGTTTCATGGGGCTATGCTCACGGATGAAGACAAGAAGAACCTGCTTGAAACATACAATGCCGGAAGAATTATTGACCTGACAGGTGATAAAGGAGAAAAGATTTCCTCATTCGTTTCGCTGGATAAATTAACCAACCGTTTAGAAGCTATTTCAGTCGACAAAGTCAGCTTCAATGAAACCCTGAAAGGAGTAACCCTTACCCCCGAACAATCACAATCGTTATACGAGGGAAAAAAGACCCTGATCGAAGGCATGACCTCAAAGAATGACAGGCTATTCGACGGTTATGTCCAGTTTAATGCCGCAAAAGGATCGCTGGACTTCAGCTATGAGGGATTAGACCGGAACCGCTACAGGCAGGCACAGGACGGACAGGGGCAATCCCAAAGGGAAGAACAACAGCTGAGGATACCTCAAAAGTTAAAAGGTGTGGACCTGACTCCTGAACAACAAAACTCGCTGCGCTCCGGGCAGACGATCTATGTGAAGGGCATGACCGATGGAAAAGGAGAGTTGTTCAATGCCTATGTAAAAACCAATGTCGAAGAAAGCAAGCTCAATTTTTACCGTTGGAATCCGGACAATGCCAAATCAACGGCAAAAGAAGTTACCCCTGTCAATGAGGGCCGTACACAAGTGGCGGTTAACGGTGGCAAAACAGACGAAAGCCTGAAGAATGTAAAAGAACCCGTTAAACAAGGCCAGAATGCTCCGACAAAAGAACAGGAACAAAAAACAGTTCGCCCGTTGAAGAAATCCGGTGGTGTAAAAATGTAATGTGTAATTCTTTTCATAACAAAAGGTCTTTGACCACCACTAAAAATCCATTTTAAAAAATGAAAGTAATCATCGCAGAAAAACCCTCGGTAGCCCGTGATATAGCGGCTATCGTTGGTGCAGGTAACCGAAAAGACGGCTATCTGGAAGGTAATGGGTATGCCGTTACCTGGGCATTCGGACATCTGATAGGACTTGCCATGCCCGAAGAATACGGTATCAAAGGTTTTCAAAAAGAAAACCTGCCGATACTTCCATCCGATTTTAAGTTGATACCCCGCCAGATAAAGGACGGTAAGGAGTACAAACCTGATCCGGGAACGATGAAGCAACTTAAGACCATCAAAGAGTTATTCGACAAGAGTGAGCGGATCATAGTTGCTACTGATGCGGGTAGGGAAGGATGTTTGATTTTCAGGTATATATATAATTACTTGAAATGTAGCAAACCGTTCGACCGTCTTTGGATCAGTTCTTTGACGGATCAGGCTATCCGTAAAGGTCTGGAAAGCTTACGGCCCGGAAATGAATACGATAATTTATACGATTCAGCCAAAGCACGTAGCCAGGCCGATTGGCTGGTAGGTATTAATGCCTCACAAGCCCTGTCGATAACTGCCGGACAGGGAGTGTGGTCATTAGGTCGTGTCCAGACACCCACGCTTGCCATGATTTGCAACCGATACCTCGAAAACAAGGATTTTACACCACAAACCTATTTTCAGGTAAAACTCCATACCGCAAAAGAGACAACCCAATTTGCCGCGATCTCCACGGAACGCTATAACAGTAAGGAAGAAGCCGTCAAAATCTTAGCATGTGTCCGCTCTGCTGAATCCGTGAGTGTGCTGAATGTCGAAAAAAAGGAAGTTATTCAGGAGCCTCCTTTGCTCTATGACCTGACTACCTTACAAAAGGAAGCGAACAGCCGCTATAACTTTTCTGCCGATAAAACCTTATCGGTAGCACACTCATTGTACGAGGGAAAGTTGATTTCTTACCCGAGGACCGGAAGCCGGTATATCTCTGAAGATGTATTTGCCGAGATACCCTCCCTTATCAGGCAACTCTCCGGATATAACCGGTTCAGTGAGTATGCAGAGTCATTATCGAAAATGACACTGAACAGGCATCCGGTAAATGACAAGAAAGTAACCGATCACCATGCCCTGATCATTACCGAAAATATACCCGGTGACCTGTCAGCAGATCAACGCATCCTCTACGAAATGATTGCCGGCCGTACGCTCGAAGCCTTTTCTGGTAAATGCGCCAAAGAGAATACCGCCGTTACGCTTGACGCAGACGGTATACACTTTGCCTGCAAAGGGAGCACCGTGCTGCTTCCCGGTTGGCGTGCCGTATTCGGCACCGCCACAGAAGAAGCAAAAGAGGAAGAGATCTGCGTACTTCCTGTATTATTGAACGGGGATATCCTTCCCATCAAGGAAGCAGAAGTATTGGAAAAGCAAACCAGGCCCCGACCGTTACACACCGAGGCCAGTTTACTCTCTATGATGGAAACTGCCGGAAAAGAACTTGCAGACGAGAGCGAACGCGAAGCCCTCAAAGAATCAGGTATCGGAACGCCTGCTACACGTGCGGCTATCATCGAAACACTTTTCTCCCGTGAATATATTGTCAGGGATAAAAAGTCCCTTATTCCCACCAATAAGGGACTGGTCGTCTATCTGGCAGTCAAGGATAAGAAGATAGCCGATGTTGCCATGACCGGAGCATGGGAAAGCGCCCTTAATAAAATTGCCACAGGTGAAATGAATGCATCCGATTTCCACAAAGGGATTGAAGTCTATGCCGGGCAAATAACATCCGAACTTTTAGATATGCAACTGGAGCACAAAGACGAAAAGGTCAAATATACCTGTCCCAAATGTAAGAAGGAGAGCGTCGTGTTGTTGCAGAAAGTAGCCAAATGCAGGGATGAAAACTGCGGCTTTATTATTTTCCGTAATAAAAGCGGAAAAGACTTGGGAGATAAACACCTCATTGACCTGCTGACAAAAGCAAAGACTTCCCTGATCAAAGGTTTTACAAGCAAAGCGGGAAAACAATTTGATGCTTATCTCAGGTTGGACGACACATTGAAGCCTGTATTCGAGTTTGATAATACAAGTGTGAAAAAGAAAAACGGGAAAAAATAAACCAATTACAGATGTTGTTATTCATTTTCTGTAAATAGCATTATCTTTGCCACTAAGAATCATAGTCATTACGAAATTGTTTTTTGTTTTAACTATGGATTTTTAGTGGTGCACTCGGAGAGGGATCTCCGGGTGCTTTTCCGTTCTATCCTTATCTTTTTGTCATAAACATTCGTTCCACCCCGGACAAGAGAATTTCTAAATGGTCTATAGGCCACCACTAAAAATCCATAAACATATGAAACAAGTACAATCACAGGGTTTGTCATATTACAGGCTCTCCCTACTTTCCTTTCTAAAAGAGTCACATCCCCAGTTATTATCAGACCGGGATTTTATTGTAGCCAGAAGCGACTCGGCCGCCGAAGCTTACAGTGAAGCGGTAAAATCAGGATTTAGCCATATCCATGCGGAAGAAACGGCGAACAATATGCTGTATGAAGGTTTGCATTTCTCCCTGCTTGACACATTGATTACCATCCTCTGGAACGAGTTTTCCGTGGAGATCCCCGAAAGCCGGGCAAGGGAATTCGCCCTGTTGCTATTGCCAAGATGCCATGACCTTTCTGAAAAATGTACCTTATCCGATGATTTTCTAAGCTCTCCCGAATTTGATCTGCTATACACAGAGTTAACAGGTTTCATCTCAATCTATATCGAAGAACATGGCTTACAATAAGAAAGAGCACCTAAAAGCCAATATAGATGCGATCAGGACCGTGTTCATGTTGGAAAAAGAAGGGAGAAAACCTTCCGTTGAAGAACAGGCTTTATTGAAACAATACGCAGGATTCGGGGGACTTAAATGTGTCCTGAATCCTGCAAGCTCCCTCACAGATACAGTCCATTGGGCAAAGTCGGAACTGGAACTTTTTCCGTTGGTGGCAGAATTGCACCGTGTCCTTAAAAAGAATACGGCAAATGAGAATGAGTATAAACGCTATATGAACAGTATCAAGAATTCTGTGCTTACTGCGTTCTATACGCCTCCCGGCATTGTCAATACGTTATCTGAAACATTGCGGAATAGCGGTATCATCCCGAAACTTGTACTCGATCCATCGGCCGGGACAGGAGAATTTGCACATGCTTTCCATCAGGCCGCAAGCCATAAGAGTGAATTGATCTGCTTTGAAAAGGATATTTTGACGGGAAAGATGTTATCGGCACTTACACCAGGGCATAAGGTAAACATCGAAGGATTCGAAACCATTGAAAACCGCTATAATAACTATTTCGATGTGGTCAGTTCCAACATTCCCTTTGGAGACATGAAGGTCTTTGATGCAGTCTTTATGAAGCAAGATCAGTTGCACCGGGATTCTACCCGCGCCATCCACAACTATTTTTTCATAAAGGGAGTGGAATCGCTTCGGGAAGGAGGTATCCTTGCCTTTATCACCTCTCAGGGAGTGATGAACTCTCCAAACAATACGCCTGTCCGTAAATGGCTGATGGAAAATACAAACCTTGTATCAGCTATACGCCTGCCTAATAACCTGTTCACCGATTATGCAGGCACAGAGGTCGGTAGCGACCTGATCGTATTGCAAAAGAATACAGGTAAAGATCCGAAGCTCAGTTTCTGGGAGAATCTCTTTGTCGGTACAAGCCAATCCGAAGTGACGGGGATTTATAACAATGATTACTTCTATAATTTCTCAAGGATAGTACAGACAAAGGCATCTATCGGTACCGATCCATACGGTAAACCTGCACAGGTTTTTATTCACGAGGGAGGAATCGAGGGGATGGCTGTCTATATGCGAAAGATGCTGGAAAGTGATTTTAAAAGCTACCTGGACCTGGATTTATATAATGGTCATACTGTCATCCAAAAGCAATCGGAAACAAAAAGTACCGCACAACTCGATAGAGAAGAACATTCACATGGTTTTGGAGATACCTTTTCCGATGACCTTAATCCCCTTTGGCAGACGGATGACCTCGATCCCTTTTGGCAAGCTGTTGAAGATCATTGGTTCCCTGACGAAAAAGAATTTTGGAATAAGAAAGTAGAAACTGTTGCCAAAGTACAACAATCCGTTACGCAGGAGCCATTAATTACGCTTTATGACCTGTTCGGCTTTACCGAGGAAGAACGCTCACAGGTAAAACCAGTCCGTGGAGGAAAGAAAAAGGCTGTGCTATCCAAAGGAAAACCCAGACAACTCAACATGTTTTCATCCAACGGGCAATCTTCTGCAAATAATAACAGGGCAACTGTCTATCCAGTTTCCGATGCACGGAAGGACGAACAACAGGAAAGGCTCCGGCAGGAACAACGGCAGAAAGAAGAGAAACTCTCGTTTGAAACACGTCCTTTTACCGGGGAACTCAAAGAATACCATAAGGCAGGCTCGCTGGTGGAAGATCAGGGACAAATAGGTTATCTAAAGGAACGCTACCGTGATGGAAGCACGTTTCAACCTTTGAATCTTCCTTCCGCCCAACGATCTAAAATCATTAGTTACATTGAGGTCAGGGATTTTTATCATGAATTGTATAACCATGAGGCCAAATACCTGACGGTATATGAATCTTTGCGGAGCAATCTGAATCTGGGCTATGATAAATTCGTGCGTCACTTTGGCAACCTGAACGACAAGAAAAATCTGGATGTCATCAAAATGGATGCGGGAGGGAACGAAATCCTATCCCTTGAACGTGCTATTGACGGCAAATTGCAAAAAGCGGATATCTTTCACGGGCCTGTCGCTTTCAACCCGAATGATTTGAAAGCAGCCGGCACTTCTGACGAAGCTTTGATCGCATCACTGAATAAGTACGGTGAAGTCCGTCTGGACTACATGGAGTCCCTGATGACAGATAAAGATAGGGAAGGGCTCATATCCGACCTGCACGGACGTATATATTTTAATCCGATCATCCGGAATTACGAGGTGCAAGACCGTTTTATAGCAGGGAACGTTGTCGAGAAGGCTGAACGGATCGAAACATACCTGCAAAACCATCCGGACGACCTTCCGGCACAGGAAGCCCTGAAAGCCTTGCAGAAAGCCACGCCTGAACCCATCCGGTTTGAACAGCTCGATTTTAATTTCGGGGAACGGTGGATCAAAATGTCCGTTTATGAGGATTATATCAGTAAGTTATTCGAGGCTGATGTAACCATAGATTATTATGCTTCCCGTGACGATTTTACGGTAAAGGCGAATAAGAGCAACCTGATCATCAACGAAAAATTTGCCGTTCAGGGGGAAAGCAAGCTCTATACGGGTATGCACCTGCTAAAACATGCCTTGCTGAATACGACCCCCAATATTACCAAAACGATTACGGTAACCGATCCTGAGACAGGAGAACCCAAAGACGTTAAAGTGCCTGACGGTCAAGCCATACAACTGGCCAATACAAAGATCGACGAAATCCGTAACGGCTTTAGCGACTGGTTAGACCAACAGTCCCCCGAATTTAAAAATAACCTGGCGGATATATACAACCGAAAATTCAACTGCTTTGTCCGTCCGCAGTATGACGGATCACACCAGTTTTTTCCCGGATTGGACCTGAAGGCGCTCGGTATCCCCGACCT
Protein-coding sequences here:
- a CDS encoding T9SS type A sorting domain-containing protein — protein: MRSVPYAFHPILKSVFLFILCFLFHTVSGQISHGGKPLPLHASSGARSAGPLAALFVEMPSFNIQATLRQSQQGHANLKSLEFAHKFHTFLRPENSGIIFTTDNMKVWRVGIRSKDAYSINILFSKFRLPPGAQLFVYNTDQSEILGSYTERNNSELNMLPVQPVGGDELIVEYQEPLQPLFTGLVEIGEVNHDFTGLFRATEPDDPAQGCHPNLVCFPEDIQPGSGVVGLIINGTTYCTGALVNNTLEDATPYLLTATHCLNNSYFFEKNDYYNKWQNFGQSENWLYDKVAGSIVAFFNYNSPLCDIDIRGPLQMTMASADSVLISERHDISLLRLKEIPPAEYQPYYLGWNAGSSPSAPFHGLHHPNGGIKKVAIDEDRLRLGSFTLPNNYQAEPNSFWEVGGWDNGATEGGSSGSPLLDREKRVLGTLTGGISMCSSPRGPDSYASLSKFWNVEGSLDNSNPISYYLAPEGAQATQTGGFNPYIREPYTKSHNFNPDDEAVKSHFQSVPLFATNNTFGYTEFAEQFYAKTGVPLQGVFLSSASTSHIQNMNIRIRVYSGENGPERLLYEQPYNFSFAYFSNTDDFPVAPRNMRHSVENYIRFNEPVSVSGTFYISYYDVSGIPSGFAAFNAEPRKAGAGLVSTAWMKNGLGWVKSSENIENPVNTTLLIAPYVIGNISTSVESEKEQPKLVVYHSNEVKRIFIESNYELIEWEIFYSSGIKVHQETTDISINRASYSSANLAKGVYIVKVRTRDGTVSSKKVLVI
- a CDS encoding type IA DNA topoisomerase, yielding MKVIIAEKPSVARDIAAIVGAGNRKDGYLEGNGYAVTWAFGHLIGLAMPEEYGIKGFQKENLPILPSDFKLIPRQIKDGKEYKPDPGTMKQLKTIKELFDKSERIIVATDAGREGCLIFRYIYNYLKCSKPFDRLWISSLTDQAIRKGLESLRPGNEYDNLYDSAKARSQADWLVGINASQALSITAGQGVWSLGRVQTPTLAMICNRYLENKDFTPQTYFQVKLHTAKETTQFAAISTERYNSKEEAVKILACVRSAESVSVLNVEKKEVIQEPPLLYDLTTLQKEANSRYNFSADKTLSVAHSLYEGKLISYPRTGSRYISEDVFAEIPSLIRQLSGYNRFSEYAESLSKMTLNRHPVNDKKVTDHHALIITENIPGDLSADQRILYEMIAGRTLEAFSGKCAKENTAVTLDADGIHFACKGSTVLLPGWRAVFGTATEEAKEEEICVLPVLLNGDILPIKEAEVLEKQTRPRPLHTEASLLSMMETAGKELADESEREALKESGIGTPATRAAIIETLFSREYIVRDKKSLIPTNKGLVVYLAVKDKKIADVAMTGAWESALNKIATGEMNASDFHKGIEVYAGQITSELLDMQLEHKDEKVKYTCPKCKKESVVLLQKVAKCRDENCGFIIFRNKSGKDLGDKHLIDLLTKAKTSLIKGFTSKAGKQFDAYLRLDDTLKPVFEFDNTSVKKKNGKK
- a CDS encoding DUF1896 domain-containing protein — its product is MKQVQSQGLSYYRLSLLSFLKESHPQLLSDRDFIVARSDSAAEAYSEAVKSGFSHIHAEETANNMLYEGLHFSLLDTLITILWNEFSVEIPESRAREFALLLLPRCHDLSEKCTLSDDFLSSPEFDLLYTELTGFISIYIEEHGLQ
- a CDS encoding DUF4099 domain-containing protein encodes the protein MDEKLKNKETLLVVNKNDTNNVKAVKGVDTNGNLEAVEPTEANQGQFIRINEKAGILENFFSNLKREFQDPTHFNFFRSPIEKIENIASALKEMFKDEESNSVFLFESRVNPDDFNKQQKTQDQTTEYKPVDESRINWGQLEKLGVTRELLEEQGNLKAMLNWHKSPNLIQVNPTFEGISFQVQARLSFEENPDGSIRLKADSFQSAPSLDTPFHGAMLTDEDKKNLLETYNAGRIIDLTGDKGEKISSFVSLDKLTNRLEAISVDKVSFNETLKGVTLTPEQSQSLYEGKKTLIEGMTSKNDRLFDGYVQFNAAKGSLDFSYEGLDRNRYRQAQDGQGQSQREEQQLRIPQKLKGVDLTPEQQNSLRSGQTIYVKGMTDGKGELFNAYVKTNVEESKLNFYRWNPDNAKSTAKEVTPVNEGRTQVAVNGGKTDESLKNVKEPVKQGQNAPTKEQEQKTVRPLKKSGGVKM
- a CDS encoding N-6 DNA methylase, whose translation is MAYNKKEHLKANIDAIRTVFMLEKEGRKPSVEEQALLKQYAGFGGLKCVLNPASSLTDTVHWAKSELELFPLVAELHRVLKKNTANENEYKRYMNSIKNSVLTAFYTPPGIVNTLSETLRNSGIIPKLVLDPSAGTGEFAHAFHQAASHKSELICFEKDILTGKMLSALTPGHKVNIEGFETIENRYNNYFDVVSSNIPFGDMKVFDAVFMKQDQLHRDSTRAIHNYFFIKGVESLREGGILAFITSQGVMNSPNNTPVRKWLMENTNLVSAIRLPNNLFTDYAGTEVGSDLIVLQKNTGKDPKLSFWENLFVGTSQSEVTGIYNNDYFYNFSRIVQTKASIGTDPYGKPAQVFIHEGGIEGMAVYMRKMLESDFKSYLDLDLYNGHTVIQKQSETKSTAQLDREEHSHGFGDTFSDDLNPLWQTDDLDPFWQAVEDHWFPDEKEFWNKKVETVAKVQQSVTQEPLITLYDLFGFTEEERSQVKPVRGGKKKAVLSKGKPRQLNMFSSNGQSSANNNRATVYPVSDARKDEQQERLRQEQRQKEEKLSFETRPFTGELKEYHKAGSLVEDQGQIGYLKERYRDGSTFQPLNLPSAQRSKIISYIEVRDFYHELYNHEAKYLTVYESLRSNLNLGYDKFVRHFGNLNDKKNLDVIKMDAGGNEILSLERAIDGKLQKADIFHGPVAFNPNDLKAAGTSDEALIASLNKYGEVRLDYMESLMTDKDREGLISDLHGRIYFNPIIRNYEVQDRFIAGNVVEKAERIETYLQNHPDDLPAQEALKALQKATPEPIRFEQLDFNFGERWIKMSVYEDYISKLFEADVTIDYYASRDDFTVKANKSNLIINEKFAVQGESKLYTGMHLLKHALLNTTPNITKTITVTDPETGEPKDVKVPDGQAIQLANTKIDEIRNGFSDWLDQQSPEFKNNLADIYNRKFNCFVRPQYDGSHQFFPGLDLKALGIPDLYQSQKDCVWMIKQNGGGIGDHEVGAGKTLIMCCAAYEMKRLGQVNKPMIVGLKANVHEIAATFKTAYPNAKILYPGKEDFTPKKRVKIFNDIKNNSWDAVILTHDQFGKIPQSPEMQQQIFQAELDSVEENLEILRNQGKDISKMMLRGLEIRKQNLEVKLSKLADQIKNRTDDVVDFKMMGIDHLFVDESHQFKNLMFTTRHDRVAGMGNPEGSQRALNMLFALRTIQERSGKDLGATFLSGTTISNSLTELYLLFKYLRPKALEKQGINSFDAWAAVFAKKSTDYEFSVTNQIVQKERFRYFIKVPELAAFYSEITDFRTAKDIGIDRPEKNEILYNIPPTPQQEVFIGKLMKFAETGDATILGRAKLTEKEEKAKMLIATDYARKMSLDMRMIDMAYGDHIDNKASHCAAKITEYYNKYDFQKGTQFVFSDLGTYKPGEWSPYSEIKRKLVEDHGIPAHEIRFIQEAKTDNARKALIAGMNEGRIRVLFGSTSMLGTGVNAQRRAVAIHHLDTPWRPSDLNQRDGRAIRKGNEIAKLYADNKVDVLIYAVEKSLDSYKFNLLQNKQLFINQLKTNNMATRTIDEGSMDESSGMNFSEYVAILSGNTDLLEKAKLEKKIMALESERQAFNRSKSSAIYKYEDATRSIDSNNEMVARMSKDLLAFNDNVQIVRDGNKMNPIRLDNLESKDPKVIGEKLNQLANNARTNGEYFKIGELYGFKILVKTEESLKEGSLFKDNRFFIEGEGNIKYSYNNGHIAVDPLLASKNFINALEKIPNLIEKYKADNQKLEKDIPVLKEVIDSIFRKEPELRELKSELDSLSRRINLSLENRNKPDEQMLQNTTDSMNGILPQHNSDLIDPVSDVRSGQPMSLKEIIDANRDRIIIASVSKPDENMESNNMKQKVSKGIRM